A stretch of the Polyangiaceae bacterium genome encodes the following:
- a CDS encoding sigma 54-interacting transcriptional regulator yields the protein MTPARGGAPPGVVDLPRPVTTGRGDAADLVLEDPGASRLHARFERRGEAVLVSDLGSRNGTWVDGAQVGKSGALVGPGAVVRVGRTLFVVADVAPYGRPRPAELPGLIGGASLDEARDSVLTIAPTRSPVLVLGETGTGKEVIAGLVHHYSGRTGPFVALNCAAVPSELVDAELFGHARGAFSGATRERTGLFRTASGGTLFLDEIGEMPAPVQAKLLRTLETGEVRPVGDDQSLTVDTRVVAATNRDVDQLIDSGSFRGDLLHRLAGLRVRLPPLRERREDVPVLARSFAAGAGAEVATVALELLALHPWPGNVRELRNVMAAAAEVARRRGRSEIAEEDVLPLLVRASSKSAPPGRTEQEQRRIADALTQASGDVAEAASLLGMGRSALYEALRRLNIDPRPYRQR from the coding sequence ATGACGCCGGCGCGAGGCGGGGCGCCGCCCGGCGTGGTGGATCTGCCCCGCCCGGTCACGACGGGCCGCGGCGACGCCGCGGATCTCGTGCTGGAAGATCCGGGCGCGTCGCGCCTGCACGCGCGCTTCGAGCGGCGGGGCGAGGCAGTCTTGGTGAGCGACCTCGGCAGCCGCAACGGCACCTGGGTGGACGGCGCGCAGGTCGGCAAGTCGGGCGCGCTGGTGGGACCCGGCGCGGTGGTACGGGTCGGCCGCACGCTGTTCGTGGTCGCGGACGTCGCGCCCTACGGGCGACCGCGTCCGGCGGAGCTGCCCGGCTTGATCGGCGGCGCCTCCCTCGACGAAGCGCGGGACTCGGTCCTGACCATCGCGCCGACCCGGAGCCCGGTGCTGGTGCTGGGCGAGACGGGCACCGGCAAGGAGGTGATCGCCGGGCTGGTGCACCACTACAGCGGGCGCACGGGCCCCTTCGTGGCGCTGAACTGCGCCGCCGTGCCCTCGGAGCTGGTGGACGCGGAGCTGTTCGGACATGCCCGTGGCGCGTTCTCCGGCGCGACGCGGGAGCGCACGGGCCTGTTCCGCACTGCCAGTGGCGGCACGCTGTTCCTCGACGAAATCGGCGAGATGCCCGCTCCGGTCCAGGCGAAGCTCCTGCGCACGCTGGAGACTGGCGAGGTGCGCCCGGTGGGGGACGACCAGTCGTTGACGGTGGACACCCGGGTGGTGGCCGCGACCAACCGCGACGTGGATCAGCTGATCGACTCCGGCAGCTTCCGAGGCGATCTGCTGCACCGCTTGGCCGGGCTCCGCGTGCGGCTCCCGCCGCTGCGCGAGCGGCGCGAGGACGTGCCGGTCCTGGCGAGGAGCTTTGCGGCGGGAGCCGGCGCGGAGGTCGCGACGGTAGCGCTCGAGCTCCTGGCGCTGCACCCCTGGCCCGGCAACGTACGCGAGCTGCGCAACGTGATGGCCGCCGCCGCCGAGGTCGCGCGGCGTCGCGGACGGAGCGAGATCGCGGAGGAGGACGTGCTTCCTCTCCTGGTGAGGGCGTCCTCGAAGAGCGCGCCGCCGGGCCGCACGGAGCAAGAGCAGCGCCGCATCGCGGACGCGCTCACGCAAGCCTCCGGCGACGTCGCAGAGGCCGCCTCGCTGCTCGGCATGGGCCGCTCCGCGCTCTACGAGGCGCTGCGCCGGTTGAACATCGATCCGCGCCCCTACAGGCAACGCTGA
- a CDS encoding ROK family protein produces MRVGVDFGGTRIKAGRVEAGRIVASEMVKTRAGGAPGEILDQISELVGRLGQAPSHVGVAIPGEVDATGRCYRLPNVPGFEGVNVRAELEARLGTRVAVENDSTSAALGELLFGHGRVYRSFLVATLGTGVGGGLVIGGALRRGAHGFAAEIGHLTVDSSANAGRCVCGQRGCMEVYAGTRGLLSRYAELGGEAEAPAEIAAHARAGDAAALEVFAGMGRALGRGLAQAQKLLDLDALVFGGGVSASFELIEPTLRDTLRESVFGPPTAEVPLLVSELGDGAGVLGAAHLTG; encoded by the coding sequence GTGAGGGTCGGCGTCGACTTCGGCGGAACCCGCATCAAGGCCGGGCGTGTCGAGGCCGGCCGCATCGTCGCCTCCGAGATGGTGAAGACCAGAGCCGGCGGAGCGCCTGGGGAGATCCTCGATCAGATCTCCGAGCTGGTCGGCCGCCTCGGCCAAGCGCCGAGCCACGTCGGGGTGGCGATCCCGGGCGAGGTGGACGCGACGGGCCGTTGTTACCGCCTGCCCAACGTTCCGGGCTTCGAGGGCGTGAACGTCCGCGCCGAGCTCGAAGCGCGCCTCGGCACCCGCGTGGCGGTAGAGAACGACTCGACCTCTGCCGCGCTCGGCGAGCTCCTGTTCGGCCACGGTCGCGTCTACCGGAGCTTCCTCGTCGCGACGCTGGGCACTGGCGTGGGCGGGGGCCTGGTGATCGGGGGCGCGCTCCGGCGCGGCGCCCACGGCTTCGCCGCCGAGATCGGCCACCTCACCGTAGACAGCTCCGCCAATGCCGGCCGCTGCGTGTGCGGCCAGCGAGGCTGCATGGAGGTCTATGCCGGCACCCGGGGCCTCCTGTCACGTTACGCCGAGCTCGGCGGCGAAGCCGAGGCGCCCGCGGAGATCGCCGCACACGCGCGAGCAGGCGACGCCGCCGCGCTGGAGGTGTTCGCGGGCATGGGACGCGCGCTCGGTCGCGGCCTGGCCCAAGCTCAGAAGCTGCTCGATCTCGACGCGCTGGTGTTCGGCGGCGGCGTCAGCGCGTCGTTCGAGCTGATCGAGCCGACCCTGCGCGACACGCTCCGCGAGTCGGTGTTCGGTCCGCCTACCGCGGAGGTGCCGCTGCTCGTCAGCGAGCTCGGCGACGGCGCGGGGGTGCTCGGCGCGGCGCACCTCACGGGCTAG
- a CDS encoding protein kinase translates to MRDWGRDARAPEQIPEVLGRYEILLPIASGGVATVYLASSTGAVGFERDVAIKLTHRHLRDSPEFFTQLVDEARLAGRIHHPNVVSVHDVGFADKSVFIVMDYVEGESLAAIQQLLKHQDARMPLGVALKILDDFLAGLHAAHELRGDDGALLEVVHRDVTPHNILVGVDGVSRITDFGVAKAASRLTLTLPGFVKGKIAYMSPEQAQGKGIGRTVDVWAAGVVAWELFSGTRLHDGTNDPVLMLKIAREPPMRLRHVRPDVPRELDGVLASALAMDPRSRLPTAEALAEALRGAAERAGIARADAREVKAFLLGLAGPELEARREKIAKIRALRKSWVDLGARAAAETNTDSESTRAATEIVPSVPLSDRLEPTVVRGPVRPLPEARRFARMSALLSVLLTTPLLSRAWVVLSVIPAISLALAWVVAGAGGPERTSGVPAALATSVAPPPTASSAPLPAPTERVLTPADLAVATDAESDAGPLLPPDGVITPSELGVEPESPAGGSRRRR, encoded by the coding sequence ATGCGCGACTGGGGCAGAGATGCCCGGGCGCCCGAGCAAATTCCCGAGGTTTTAGGGCGCTACGAAATCCTCCTGCCCATCGCCAGCGGCGGTGTGGCGACGGTGTACCTCGCCTCCTCCACCGGGGCCGTCGGCTTCGAGCGGGACGTCGCCATCAAGCTGACCCACCGGCACCTCCGGGACAGCCCCGAGTTCTTCACCCAGCTGGTGGACGAGGCCCGTCTCGCCGGGAGGATCCACCACCCGAACGTGGTCAGCGTCCACGACGTCGGCTTCGCGGACAAGAGCGTCTTCATCGTCATGGACTACGTCGAGGGCGAGTCGCTCGCGGCGATCCAGCAGCTGCTCAAGCACCAGGACGCGCGCATGCCGCTCGGCGTCGCGTTGAAGATCCTGGACGACTTCCTGGCGGGCTTGCACGCGGCGCACGAGCTCCGCGGTGACGATGGCGCGTTGCTCGAGGTGGTGCACCGCGACGTCACGCCGCACAACATCCTGGTGGGGGTGGACGGCGTCTCGCGCATCACCGACTTCGGCGTCGCCAAGGCGGCGTCGCGCCTGACCTTGACCCTGCCGGGCTTCGTGAAGGGCAAGATCGCCTACATGTCGCCGGAGCAAGCCCAGGGCAAGGGCATCGGACGCACCGTGGACGTGTGGGCGGCGGGGGTCGTGGCCTGGGAGCTGTTCAGCGGGACGCGGCTCCACGACGGCACCAACGATCCGGTACTGATGCTGAAGATCGCGCGCGAGCCGCCGATGCGCCTGCGCCACGTGCGGCCCGACGTGCCCCGGGAGCTCGACGGCGTGCTCGCGAGCGCCTTGGCCATGGACCCGCGCTCGCGCCTGCCCACCGCCGAGGCGCTGGCCGAGGCGCTGCGCGGGGCTGCCGAGCGGGCCGGTATCGCCCGCGCCGATGCGCGCGAGGTCAAGGCGTTCCTGCTCGGGCTCGCGGGGCCGGAGCTCGAGGCGCGGCGCGAGAAGATCGCCAAGATCCGCGCGCTCCGCAAGAGCTGGGTGGATCTCGGCGCCCGCGCCGCGGCGGAGACGAACACCGACTCGGAGTCCACGCGGGCCGCGACGGAGATCGTGCCGAGCGTGCCGCTCTCGGACCGCCTGGAGCCGACGGTCGTTCGCGGGCCGGTGCGCCCGCTGCCCGAGGCGCGCCGCTTCGCCAGGATGAGCGCGCTGCTCTCCGTCCTCCTGACTACGCCCCTCCTGTCGCGGGCCTGGGTGGTGCTCTCCGTCATCCCCGCGATTTCCCTCGCCTTGGCGTGGGTCGTCGCTGGCGCCGGCGGGCCGGAGCGGACGAGCGGCGTGCCCGCTGCGCTTGCGACCAGCGTGGCGCCGCCCCCCACGGCATCGAGCGCGCCGCTCCCCGCGCCGACGGAGCGCGTGCTCACACCAGCGGATCTCGCCGTGGCGACGGACGCCGAGAGCGACGCAGGCCCGCTGCTCCCCCCCGACGGCGTGATCACGCCCTCGGAGCTCGGCGTGGAGCCGGAGTCGCCAGCGGGTGGAAGTCGGAGGCGGCGCTGA
- a CDS encoding acyl-CoA dehydrogenase family protein — translation MKLEEHYELYRQTCLRFAKEKIAPFVADWEEAELFPRELYREAAEAGVLGAAYPAEYGGGGGDMLHGLIGLESLLTGGSSGIVAGLGSLGIALPPILVLGTEEQKQRFCPPVLAGEKIAALAITEPGTGSDVAGISTRAVRDGKDYVLNGAKLFITSGVRADYVSVLARTGPDKHGGLTFFVVEKGMPGFTVSRALKKTGWRASDTAELSFDDVRVPEENRIGEEGSGFQALMRNFQHERLALAFYGHATAAIALEDALAYAKERQAFGRPLVGFQVTRHKLARMATEVEAARTLNYSCALRVRDGEYLVKEVSMAKNFSADVAQRVCYEAVQILGGMGFMRETRVERLSRDARLLPIGGGTSEIMNEIIAKGLGL, via the coding sequence ATGAAGCTCGAAGAACACTACGAGCTCTACCGCCAGACCTGCCTGCGCTTCGCGAAGGAGAAGATCGCGCCCTTCGTCGCCGATTGGGAGGAGGCGGAGCTGTTCCCGCGGGAGCTCTACCGCGAGGCGGCGGAGGCCGGCGTGCTCGGCGCGGCCTACCCGGCGGAGTACGGCGGCGGCGGCGGCGACATGCTGCACGGGCTGATCGGCCTGGAGTCCCTGCTCACCGGCGGTTCGAGCGGCATCGTCGCCGGGCTCGGCAGCCTGGGCATCGCGCTGCCGCCGATCCTGGTGCTCGGCACGGAGGAGCAGAAGCAGCGGTTCTGCCCGCCGGTGCTCGCCGGGGAAAAGATCGCGGCCCTGGCCATCACCGAGCCCGGCACCGGCAGCGACGTGGCCGGCATCTCCACCCGCGCCGTGCGCGACGGCAAGGACTACGTCTTGAACGGCGCCAAGCTGTTCATCACCAGCGGCGTGCGCGCCGACTACGTGAGTGTCTTGGCCCGCACCGGCCCCGACAAACACGGCGGGCTCACCTTCTTCGTGGTCGAGAAGGGCATGCCCGGCTTCACGGTCTCGCGCGCCCTGAAGAAGACCGGCTGGCGCGCCAGCGACACGGCGGAGCTGTCCTTCGACGACGTGCGGGTACCCGAGGAGAACCGCATCGGCGAGGAAGGCTCGGGCTTCCAGGCGCTGATGCGCAACTTCCAGCACGAGCGCCTGGCCCTGGCCTTCTACGGCCACGCCACCGCCGCCATCGCCTTGGAAGACGCCCTGGCCTACGCCAAGGAGCGCCAGGCCTTCGGCCGCCCGCTGGTCGGCTTCCAGGTCACGCGGCACAAGCTCGCGCGCATGGCGACCGAGGTCGAAGCGGCGCGGACCCTGAACTACAGCTGCGCGCTGCGCGTAAGGGACGGCGAGTACCTGGTCAAAGAGGTCAGCATGGCCAAGAACTTCTCCGCCGACGTCGCCCAACGCGTCTGCTACGAGGCCGTGCAGATCCTGGGTGGCATGGGCTTCATGCGCGAGACGCGGGTCGAGCGCCTGAGCCGCGACGCGCGCCTCTTGCCCATCGGCGGCGGCACCAGCGAGATCATGAACGAGATCATCGCGAAGGGGCTGGGGCTCTGA
- a CDS encoding protein kinase, which produces MLTRVWQILAVLGVLTGLAYAAFISRSLGFACAVGSSLFLIWFVIAGHLVDRGEAPRALSSVNAVVEALIPWAFLVAVTASKGAEYALGSWVPPFLFCSGIVSQVARLRLWGPAILGLSGALAYPVTYWLFVVERLPPSARDFLLNQPATQHVRSVTLAVSGLIGTLLVLGLHAVIVGAEGAARERELGGKFRIVREHSVGATGVVYEGEYCPEGGFARRVAIRRFHPHVAEHADLMDGFKQAADIGARLVHPNIVQVEDFMRADGAYFLVLEWVEGASLDALTRTARATGQGLAPEVVAYVGLELLAGLAHAHAGALGEDGRPLGELHRDLCPDCLLVSGAGEVKIGGFAVARTLRDFNRVSEGHIGYMPPERASGVVDVRGDLYSAGAILWELLLGRRRAPGESSRPSELRGDLPPTWDAFFARALSDVPEARAESAMELMSLLAAVPRRDASATRAELAALVGHVRASQAARTGAYNPL; this is translated from the coding sequence GTGCTGACGCGGGTCTGGCAGATCCTGGCCGTGCTCGGCGTGCTCACCGGGCTCGCCTACGCAGCGTTCATCTCGCGCTCGCTCGGCTTTGCCTGTGCCGTCGGCTCGTCCTTGTTCCTGATCTGGTTCGTGATCGCTGGGCACCTGGTCGATCGTGGCGAGGCGCCCAGGGCGCTGTCCAGCGTCAACGCCGTCGTCGAGGCGCTCATCCCCTGGGCGTTTCTGGTCGCCGTCACCGCCAGCAAGGGCGCGGAGTACGCCCTTGGGTCCTGGGTCCCGCCCTTCCTGTTCTGTAGCGGCATCGTGTCGCAGGTGGCTCGGCTCAGGCTCTGGGGGCCGGCGATCTTGGGCCTGTCGGGCGCGCTCGCGTACCCGGTCACCTACTGGCTCTTCGTCGTCGAGCGCTTGCCGCCGAGCGCGCGCGACTTCTTGCTCAACCAGCCTGCCACCCAGCACGTGCGCTCGGTGACGCTGGCCGTGTCCGGGCTCATCGGCACGCTCCTGGTCCTGGGGCTGCACGCGGTAATCGTCGGCGCCGAAGGAGCAGCGAGGGAGCGCGAGCTGGGCGGAAAGTTTCGCATCGTGCGCGAGCACTCGGTCGGAGCGACGGGCGTCGTCTACGAGGGCGAGTACTGCCCCGAAGGGGGCTTCGCGCGGAGGGTCGCCATCCGGCGCTTTCATCCGCATGTGGCCGAGCACGCGGACCTGATGGACGGTTTCAAGCAGGCGGCCGACATCGGTGCGCGGCTCGTTCACCCGAACATCGTGCAGGTCGAGGACTTCATGCGCGCGGACGGCGCGTACTTCTTGGTGCTCGAGTGGGTGGAGGGTGCGTCGCTCGACGCTCTCACGCGCACCGCGCGGGCCACCGGGCAGGGGCTGGCGCCGGAGGTCGTGGCGTACGTGGGGCTCGAGCTCTTGGCGGGGCTCGCCCACGCCCACGCCGGAGCGCTCGGCGAAGACGGCCGTCCGCTCGGCGAGCTGCACCGCGATCTCTGCCCAGATTGCCTGCTGGTCTCCGGCGCCGGCGAGGTGAAGATCGGCGGGTTCGCCGTGGCCCGCACGCTGCGTGACTTCAACCGGGTGAGCGAAGGGCACATCGGCTACATGCCCCCGGAGCGCGCGAGCGGGGTGGTGGACGTGCGCGGGGATCTCTACTCCGCCGGGGCCATCCTCTGGGAGCTGCTCCTGGGCCGGCGGCGCGCTCCCGGCGAGAGCTCGAGGCCGAGCGAGCTGCGGGGAGATCTGCCGCCCACCTGGGACGCCTTCTTCGCGCGGGCGCTCTCCGACGTGCCGGAGGCTCGCGCCGAGAGCGCGATGGAGCTGATGTCGCTCTTGGCCGCCGTGCCGCGGCGAGACGCGAGCGCGACCCGCGCCGAGCTCGCCGCGCTCGTCGGCCACGTGCGCGCCAGCCAGGCGGCGCGCACCGGTGCCTACAATCCGCTTTGA
- a CDS encoding PD40 domain-containing protein translates to MRGVVLGVVLVCAGLLGASCGGSDGDEKAGTGGSGADAGTTGGAGGSAGAGGSSAAGGSGGSGGGSGDMCGGKPCANYTGEKEFSDPTAPGDASNTFKGATPKNPGTDPNKEPAVIYPSHETMFPVNVSHIRHDWSGGTGNDLFMLTFKGPKTTVKVYTKSPTWQPDEAAWDWIAESNRGYAVELTVSGVASATPTEQWVSKPITLYFSDSEVEGAIYYWSTGTAGVMKALISDPIPVKFYTDPQAADKDTCVACHTLSRDGKRLAVGYGGEKLREAWVKDRTTVVPTAGQAERASAWTTFSPDGKLLLVASGGKLTLIDADTGDPVGPNAGAVPIPAGKLATHPDWNALGDSVAIALGTKGGNKDIEGSSIAILPYNGGAWGTPNVIVAAGAAPDNNFFPVWSPDSKWIAYVNAQAKSKDAVSAVLKLVPAAGGTPVTLTRLNQRVNNADGVTAIGNSMPTWAPSTKPGIFWLAFSSLRPYSVVRPKDDKEDQIWIAAIDPTATDPGYSGFWAPFQSVDEGNHRAFWTHTDTDKQCLCVDICGDGLDNDCDGTADETDCVAKCEPTEICGNGKDDDCDCVVDDCNEEICGNGKDDDGDGLIDGDDPACAVPK, encoded by the coding sequence ATGCGCGGAGTCGTTCTTGGAGTCGTGTTGGTCTGCGCCGGTCTGCTCGGCGCGTCGTGCGGCGGCTCGGACGGCGACGAGAAGGCAGGGACCGGCGGCTCCGGCGCTGACGCGGGCACGACCGGCGGAGCCGGCGGCAGCGCCGGCGCCGGCGGCAGCAGTGCGGCCGGCGGCAGCGGCGGAAGCGGCGGGGGCTCCGGGGACATGTGCGGCGGCAAGCCGTGCGCGAACTACACCGGCGAGAAAGAGTTCTCCGATCCGACGGCGCCGGGCGACGCGAGCAACACCTTCAAGGGCGCCACGCCCAAGAACCCGGGCACGGATCCCAACAAGGAGCCGGCGGTCATCTACCCGAGCCACGAGACGATGTTCCCGGTGAACGTCTCGCACATCCGCCACGACTGGTCCGGCGGTACCGGCAACGACCTCTTCATGCTGACCTTCAAGGGCCCGAAGACCACGGTGAAGGTCTACACCAAGAGCCCGACCTGGCAGCCCGACGAGGCGGCTTGGGACTGGATCGCGGAGAGCAACCGCGGCTACGCCGTGGAGCTGACGGTCTCCGGTGTCGCCAGCGCGACCCCGACCGAGCAGTGGGTGTCGAAGCCCATCACGCTCTACTTCAGCGACTCGGAGGTGGAGGGGGCCATCTACTACTGGTCCACCGGCACGGCAGGCGTGATGAAGGCGCTGATCTCCGACCCCATCCCGGTGAAGTTCTACACCGACCCGCAGGCCGCGGACAAAGACACCTGCGTCGCGTGCCACACCTTGTCTCGAGACGGCAAGCGCCTGGCGGTGGGCTACGGCGGTGAGAAGTTGCGCGAGGCGTGGGTGAAGGATCGGACCACCGTGGTGCCCACCGCGGGTCAAGCGGAGCGCGCCTCGGCTTGGACCACGTTCTCGCCGGACGGGAAGCTGTTGCTCGTGGCCAGCGGGGGCAAGCTGACGCTGATCGACGCGGACACCGGGGATCCCGTCGGCCCGAACGCCGGCGCGGTGCCCATCCCCGCCGGCAAGCTCGCGACGCACCCGGACTGGAACGCGCTCGGCGACAGCGTCGCCATCGCGCTCGGCACCAAGGGCGGCAACAAGGACATCGAGGGCTCCTCCATCGCGATCCTGCCGTACAACGGCGGCGCCTGGGGCACGCCCAACGTGATCGTCGCCGCGGGTGCCGCGCCGGACAACAACTTCTTCCCGGTCTGGAGCCCGGACAGCAAGTGGATCGCCTACGTGAACGCGCAGGCCAAGAGCAAGGACGCCGTCAGCGCCGTGCTCAAGCTGGTCCCGGCCGCGGGCGGAACGCCCGTCACGTTGACCCGCCTCAATCAGCGCGTGAACAACGCCGACGGCGTGACGGCGATCGGCAACTCGATGCCGACCTGGGCACCCTCGACGAAGCCGGGGATCTTCTGGCTCGCCTTCTCCAGTCTCCGCCCCTACTCGGTGGTGCGCCCGAAGGACGACAAGGAGGACCAGATCTGGATCGCCGCCATCGACCCGACCGCGACCGATCCGGGCTACTCCGGGTTCTGGGCGCCGTTCCAGAGCGTGGACGAGGGGAACCACCGCGCCTTCTGGACCCACACCGACACGGACAAGCAGTGCCTGTGCGTGGACATCTGCGGCGACGGGCTCGACAACGACTGCGACGGCACCGCCGACGAGACGGACTGCGTGGCGAAGTGCGAGCCGACCGAGATCTGCGGCAACGGCAAGGACGACGACTGCGACTGCGTCGTGGACGACTGCAACGAGGAGATCTGCGGCAACGGCAAGGACGACGACGGCGACGGCCTGATCGACGGCGACGACCCGGCCTGCGCCGTGCCGAAGTGA
- a CDS encoding NAD(P)H-quinone oxidoreductase, with product MRAIVIREPGGPEVLSLEEVPEPRLGEGQIAIDVRATALNRADLLQRRGLYPPPKGESEILGLECAGVVAAHGPGASGPPIGSRVMALLPGGGYAERVVVPARMALPIPEGLSFEQAAAIPEAFLTAQEALFTLGRVAPGDTVLVHAAAGGVGSAAVQLAHEHGARVIATAGSDEKLARVRALGADVAVNYKTADFAEAVRSATNGRGADVVLDFVGGAYWEKHASCLAVGGRVVVIGVLGGPMAEVNLAQLLMRRYQILGLVMRSRPVADKIAISQAFARNWLPRFATGKLAPVVDSVLPLSEARRAHERMEENANVGKIVLTLSP from the coding sequence ATGAGAGCCATCGTGATCCGGGAGCCCGGCGGCCCCGAGGTGCTGTCGCTCGAAGAGGTGCCCGAGCCTCGCCTGGGCGAGGGGCAGATCGCCATCGACGTGCGGGCGACCGCGTTGAACCGCGCCGATCTCCTGCAGCGCCGCGGCCTGTATCCGCCGCCCAAGGGCGAGAGCGAGATCCTCGGTCTCGAATGCGCAGGGGTGGTCGCGGCGCACGGGCCGGGGGCGAGTGGTCCGCCGATCGGCAGCCGGGTGATGGCGCTCCTGCCCGGCGGCGGCTACGCGGAGCGCGTCGTCGTTCCGGCGCGGATGGCGCTGCCGATCCCGGAGGGGCTCTCCTTCGAGCAGGCCGCGGCCATCCCCGAGGCGTTCCTCACCGCGCAAGAAGCGCTGTTCACCTTGGGGCGCGTCGCGCCGGGTGACACGGTGCTGGTGCACGCGGCGGCCGGCGGCGTCGGCTCGGCGGCCGTGCAGCTGGCGCACGAGCACGGCGCCCGCGTGATCGCCACGGCCGGCAGCGACGAGAAGCTCGCGCGCGTGCGCGCGCTGGGCGCGGACGTCGCGGTCAACTACAAGACCGCCGATTTCGCCGAGGCCGTGCGCTCCGCCACGAACGGCCGCGGCGCCGACGTGGTGCTCGACTTCGTGGGCGGCGCGTACTGGGAGAAGCACGCGAGCTGCCTGGCGGTGGGCGGGCGCGTCGTCGTGATCGGCGTGCTCGGCGGGCCGATGGCGGAGGTGAACCTGGCGCAGCTCCTGATGCGCCGCTACCAGATCCTGGGCCTGGTGATGCGCTCGCGCCCGGTGGCGGACAAGATCGCCATCAGCCAGGCCTTCGCGCGCAACTGGCTGCCCCGCTTCGCGACCGGCAAGCTCGCGCCGGTCGTGGACAGCGTGCTCCCGCTCTCCGAGGCGCGCCGCGCCCACGAGCGCATGGAAGAGAACGCGAACGTGGGGAAGATCGTGCTGACGCTCTCGCCATGA
- a CDS encoding Ppx/GppA family phosphatase, protein MKLAAIDIGSNSVHMIVAGTRDNHTFEILDREKEMVFLGKSVFDHGRLTDEAVAAGLGAIMKFHKLALRHGVSDVRAVATSAVREADNGGEFLYAIAEHTGIVPQVITGAEEARYIYLSVRNAIDLSARSALVFDIGGGSVETIVGDARSMWLGRSLKLGVQRLRAEFGGGAPLGKRERKELEDHVRALAEPALLEARAAKFELCIGTSGTILALGQAAHRLKGGEAWTNSTGQVVRLDELKSLAERLLAVSPAERALIGGIDVARADSIHVGAVLLCTLLELAKQDRITLCEAALREGLVLDYLESRADSIRQFEVVKDIRSHSVMELARRCGQSGPHPEHVGGLALAIFDQTRHLHRLGDDERRLLEYAAVLHDVGQHIGYERHEHHAAYIIKYGELRGFSDEERTLIAMLARYHRKARPKRRDPDFAALTTRWRRAVRVLSGILRLADGLDRSHHQFVSGVEIEEREGVLHFNVLAQGDAELEVWGARRKGKLLERELGKPIELHVTTGAKVASA, encoded by the coding sequence ATGAAGCTCGCTGCGATCGACATCGGGAGCAACTCCGTCCACATGATCGTGGCCGGCACGCGCGACAACCACACCTTCGAGATCCTCGATCGCGAGAAGGAGATGGTGTTCTTGGGCAAGAGCGTGTTCGACCACGGCCGGCTCACCGACGAAGCCGTCGCCGCAGGGCTCGGCGCCATCATGAAGTTCCACAAGCTGGCGCTCCGACACGGCGTCAGCGACGTGCGCGCGGTCGCCACGTCCGCGGTACGCGAGGCGGACAACGGCGGCGAGTTCCTCTACGCCATCGCCGAGCACACCGGCATCGTGCCGCAGGTCATCACCGGCGCCGAGGAGGCCCGCTACATCTACCTCTCGGTTCGCAACGCCATCGACCTCTCCGCCCGCAGCGCGCTCGTCTTCGACATCGGCGGCGGCAGCGTGGAGACCATCGTCGGCGACGCGCGTTCGATGTGGCTCGGTCGCAGCCTGAAGCTGGGCGTGCAGCGCCTGCGCGCGGAGTTCGGCGGCGGCGCGCCGCTAGGCAAGCGCGAGCGGAAGGAGCTCGAAGATCACGTGCGCGCGCTCGCGGAGCCGGCGCTCCTCGAGGCCCGGGCCGCGAAGTTCGAGCTCTGCATCGGCACCAGCGGCACCATCCTGGCGCTGGGCCAGGCGGCGCACCGCCTGAAGGGCGGTGAGGCCTGGACCAACAGCACCGGCCAGGTCGTGCGCCTGGACGAGCTGAAGTCACTGGCGGAGCGCCTGCTCGCCGTGAGCCCGGCGGAGCGCGCCCTGATCGGCGGCATCGACGTCGCGCGCGCGGACTCCATCCACGTCGGCGCGGTGCTACTCTGCACGCTGCTCGAGCTGGCCAAGCAGGACCGCATCACGCTGTGCGAGGCGGCGCTGCGCGAGGGCCTGGTGCTCGACTACCTGGAGAGCCGCGCGGACAGCATCCGCCAATTCGAGGTGGTCAAGGACATCCGAAGCCACAGCGTCATGGAGCTCGCCCGCCGCTGCGGGCAGTCCGGCCCGCACCCGGAGCACGTGGGCGGCTTGGCCCTGGCCATCTTCGATCAGACCCGGCACCTGCACCGCCTGGGCGACGACGAGCGGCGCCTGCTCGAATACGCGGCCGTCCTCCACGACGTGGGGCAGCACATCGGCTACGAGCGTCACGAGCACCACGCCGCGTACATCATAAAATACGGCGAGCTGCGTGGCTTCTCGGACGAAGAGCGCACGCTCATCGCCATGCTGGCCCGCTACCACCGAAAGGCTCGCCCCAAGCGCCGCGATCCGGACTTCGCCGCGCTCACCACCCGCTGGCGTCGCGCCGTGCGGGTGCTCTCCGGCATCCTGCGCCTGGCGGACGGCCTCGATCGCAGCCACCACCAGTTCGTCTCCGGGGTCGAGATCGAGGAGCGCGAGGGCGTGCTCCACTTCAACGTCTTGGCCCAGGGCGACGCGGAGCTCGAGGTGTGGGGCGCGCGCCGCAAGGGCAAGCTGCTCGAGCGCGAGCTCGGCAAGCCCATCGAGCTTCACGTCACGACCGGCGCGAAGGTCGCGAGCGCGTGA